The Paenibacillus sp. RUD330 genome has a segment encoding these proteins:
- the codY gene encoding GTP-sensing pleiotropic transcriptional regulator CodY: MTLLTKTRSLNRLLQKAAGKALSFREMAEVLSSVIQANIFVVSRRGKILGCAAVDRFDHDQFRSLAAEAELRFPQETNSRFLQMREPETNVVPDPGIGDVFRFMNAQEMMCVVPITGGGDRLGTVVLTRLNGVFDDEDLILAEYGSTIVGMEILRERAEEIALEARSRAVVAVAIGSLSFSELEAVEHIFEELEGKEGLLVASKIADRVGITRSVIVNALRKLESAGVIETRSLGMKGTYIRILNHQLLEELGKMKK, from the coding sequence ATGACATTATTGACCAAAACAAGATCGCTGAACCGGCTGCTGCAAAAAGCGGCCGGCAAGGCACTCAGCTTCAGGGAGATGGCGGAAGTTCTCAGCTCCGTCATTCAAGCCAACATTTTCGTCGTCAGCCGCAGAGGCAAAATTTTGGGCTGCGCCGCAGTCGACCGTTTCGACCATGACCAGTTCCGGAGTCTGGCTGCCGAAGCCGAGCTGCGTTTTCCTCAGGAGACGAACAGCCGCTTCCTGCAGATGAGGGAGCCGGAGACCAACGTCGTTCCCGATCCCGGCATCGGAGATGTATTCCGCTTCATGAACGCCCAGGAGATGATGTGCGTCGTTCCGATCACCGGCGGCGGGGACCGGCTCGGCACTGTCGTCCTGACGCGTCTGAACGGAGTATTCGACGATGAGGATCTCATCCTCGCCGAATACGGGTCCACGATCGTAGGCATGGAAATCCTGCGGGAGAGGGCGGAGGAAATCGCGCTTGAGGCGCGCAGCAGAGCTGTCGTCGCCGTTGCGATCGGCTCGCTTTCCTTCAGCGAGCTGGAAGCTGTCGAGCATATTTTCGAGGAGCTGGAAGGCAAGGAAGGACTGCTCGTTGCGTCGAAGATCGCCGACCGGGTCGGTATAACTAGATCCGTCATAGTGAACGCGCTCCGCAAACTCGAGAGCGCTGGAGTTATCGAAACGCGATCTTTGGGAATGAAAGGCACCTACATC
- the hslU gene encoding ATP-dependent protease ATPase subunit HslU: protein MKEDLTPRQIVAELDKYIVGQKQAKRSVAVALRNRYRRSKLDEALRDEIVPKNMLMIGPTGVGKTEIARRLAKLVGAPFVKIEATKFTEVGYVGRDVESMIRDLVEVSIRMVKAERTERVKDRAEEQANERLVELLVPSPVKSKGGKNPLEMLFGNQGSKDDEEEKVNDPDLIGKRQVVRAKLKAGELENDLLELDVEDASPTMMDMMSGQGNEMMGMNMQEMLGQFMPKRTKRRKLTVKEARKVLTQEEAAKLIDMDEVIGESVRRAEQSGIVFLDEIDKIASPSKGSGPDVSREGVQRDILPIVEGSTVMTKYGAVKTDYILFIAAGAFHVSKPSDLIPELQGRFPIRVELTSLTLEDFVQILKEPKNALTKQYTALLATEGIAIDFSDEAIAELASIAADVNRNTENIGARRLHTILEKLLEDLSFEAPDLTLESLLITPEYVKEKLSSIAQDRDLSQYIL, encoded by the coding sequence GTGAAGGAAGATTTGACGCCAAGGCAAATCGTTGCTGAGCTGGACAAATATATCGTAGGCCAGAAGCAGGCCAAGCGCTCGGTCGCAGTCGCCTTGCGCAACCGTTACCGCCGCAGCAAGCTCGACGAAGCCTTGAGGGACGAGATCGTTCCGAAAAACATGCTGATGATCGGTCCGACCGGCGTCGGCAAAACGGAAATTGCAAGGCGTCTGGCCAAGCTTGTGGGAGCGCCGTTCGTCAAGATCGAGGCGACGAAATTCACCGAGGTCGGCTATGTCGGCCGGGACGTGGAATCGATGATCCGCGATCTCGTCGAAGTGTCGATCCGCATGGTCAAGGCCGAACGGACCGAAAGGGTGAAGGACAGGGCGGAAGAGCAGGCCAACGAACGGCTCGTCGAGCTTCTGGTACCGTCTCCCGTCAAGTCCAAGGGCGGCAAAAATCCTCTCGAGATGCTCTTCGGCAATCAAGGGTCCAAGGACGATGAGGAAGAGAAGGTGAACGATCCCGACCTTATCGGTAAAAGGCAGGTTGTCCGCGCAAAGCTCAAAGCCGGAGAGCTGGAGAACGACCTGCTGGAGCTTGATGTGGAAGATGCTTCGCCGACGATGATGGATATGATGTCGGGGCAAGGCAATGAAATGATGGGCATGAACATGCAGGAGATGCTGGGACAGTTCATGCCGAAGAGGACCAAGCGCCGCAAGCTTACGGTCAAGGAAGCCCGCAAGGTATTGACGCAGGAAGAAGCGGCCAAGCTGATTGATATGGACGAGGTCATCGGCGAATCGGTGAGAAGGGCGGAACAGTCCGGAATCGTCTTCCTGGACGAGATCGACAAGATCGCGAGTCCTTCCAAGGGTTCGGGTCCTGACGTGTCTCGTGAAGGCGTTCAGCGCGACATCCTGCCGATCGTCGAAGGCTCCACCGTCATGACCAAATATGGAGCGGTCAAGACCGATTACATCCTGTTCATCGCCGCCGGGGCGTTCCATGTTTCCAAACCGTCCGATCTCATTCCTGAGCTTCAGGGAAGATTTCCGATTCGGGTGGAATTGACGTCGCTGACGCTGGAGGACTTCGTGCAGATTCTCAAGGAGCCCAAAAACGCTCTGACCAAGCAATACACCGCTCTGTTGGCCACGGAAGGGATCGCAATCGATTTTTCGGATGAGGCGATTGCGGAGCTTGCGTCCATCGCGGCCGACGTCAACCGCAATACAGAAAACATAGGCGCGCGCAGGCTCCATACGATACTGGAGAAGCTGCTCGAGGACTTGTCGTTCGAGGCGCCGGACCTAACGCTGGAAAGTCTGCTCATCACGCCGGAGTATGTGAAGGAAAAGCTATCCTCCATTGCGCAGGACCGGGATTTGAGCCAATATATATTGTAG
- the hslV gene encoding ATP-dependent protease subunit HslV, translating to MEMQFHATTICAVRHNGKGAIAGDGQVTFGNSMIMKGSAKKVRRLYRGQVAAGFAGSVADAITLFEKFESKLEEHHGNLQRAAVELAKEWRSDRVLRRLEAMLLVMDTTGLLLISGNGEVIEPDDGILAIGSGGSFALAAARALKRHAPNLSAREMAQAALETAAEICVFTNHSIIVEEV from the coding sequence ATGGAAATGCAGTTCCACGCGACGACGATTTGCGCCGTCCGCCATAATGGAAAAGGCGCCATAGCGGGTGACGGTCAAGTGACCTTCGGCAACAGCATGATCATGAAAGGCTCCGCCAAAAAAGTCCGGCGCCTGTACCGCGGCCAAGTAGCCGCGGGCTTCGCCGGCTCGGTCGCGGATGCGATCACCTTGTTCGAAAAGTTCGAAAGCAAGCTCGAGGAGCATCACGGGAACTTGCAGCGCGCTGCCGTAGAGCTCGCCAAGGAATGGAGATCGGACCGGGTGCTTCGCCGGCTCGAGGCGATGCTGCTCGTCATGGACACCACCGGGCTGCTCCTCATTTCGGGCAACGGGGAGGTCATTGAGCCGGATGACGGCATTTTGGCGATTGGCTCCGGGGGCAGCTTCGCCCTTGCTGCGGCAAGGGCATTGAAGCGGCATGCGCCTAATCTCAGCGCGAGGGAAATGGCCCAGGCAGCGCTTGAGACGGCGGCGGAAATTTGCGTATTCACCAATCACAGCATCATCGTGGAAGAAGTCTGA
- the trmFO gene encoding FADH(2)-oxidizing methylenetetrahydrofolate--tRNA-(uracil(54)-C(5))-methyltransferase TrmFO yields the protein MSTPQHVTVIGAGLAGSEAAWQIASQGVPVHLYEMRPVTRTPAHHTDKFAELVCSNSLRANGLTNAVGVLKEEMRRLGSLVLESADRNAVPAGGALAVDRDGFSGDITQTLRNHPLITVSNEEITSIPEDGITVIATGPLTAPALSGAIKDLMGEEYFYFYDAAAPIVEKDSIDMEKVYLASRYDKGEAAYLNCPMTEEEFEIFHEALITAETAALKEFEKEVYFEGCMPIEVMAQRGKQTVLFGPMKPVGLIDPRTGKLPHAVIQLRQDNAAGTLYNLVGFQTHLKWGEQKRVFSLIPGLENAEFVRYGVMHRNTFINSPKLLESTYQFKGRENLFFAGQMTGVEGYVESAASGLLAGLNAGRLAKGLEPLVLPAETALGSMAGYITTADFRHFQPMNANFGLFPPLEKRIRNKKEKNEMIAARAIEAVETFKRDVLEAVPSV from the coding sequence GTGTCCACACCACAGCACGTTACCGTCATTGGAGCCGGCCTGGCCGGCAGCGAAGCCGCCTGGCAGATCGCTTCCCAGGGAGTGCCGGTCCATCTGTACGAAATGCGTCCGGTTACCCGTACGCCTGCGCATCATACTGACAAATTCGCCGAGCTTGTATGCAGCAACAGCTTGCGCGCCAACGGCCTCACCAATGCGGTCGGCGTCTTGAAGGAAGAAATGAGGAGGCTCGGATCCCTCGTTCTCGAATCGGCCGACCGCAATGCGGTGCCTGCCGGCGGCGCGCTCGCCGTTGACCGCGACGGATTTTCGGGAGATATTACGCAAACGCTGCGCAATCATCCGCTGATTACGGTAAGCAACGAAGAGATCACCTCGATTCCGGAGGACGGAATTACGGTCATCGCTACCGGCCCTCTGACGGCGCCGGCGCTCTCCGGAGCGATCAAGGACCTGATGGGCGAGGAGTATTTCTACTTCTACGACGCCGCCGCTCCGATCGTGGAGAAGGACTCCATCGACATGGAGAAGGTGTATCTGGCTTCCCGTTATGACAAGGGCGAAGCGGCCTATCTGAATTGTCCGATGACGGAAGAGGAGTTCGAGATCTTCCACGAAGCTTTGATTACCGCCGAGACGGCCGCCTTGAAGGAATTCGAGAAGGAAGTCTATTTCGAAGGCTGCATGCCGATCGAAGTCATGGCCCAGCGCGGCAAGCAGACGGTTCTGTTCGGCCCGATGAAGCCGGTCGGGCTCATCGATCCCCGTACAGGCAAGCTGCCGCATGCGGTCATCCAGCTGCGCCAGGACAACGCCGCCGGCACGCTCTACAATCTGGTCGGCTTCCAGACCCATCTGAAATGGGGCGAGCAGAAACGAGTGTTCTCCCTCATCCCAGGTCTTGAAAATGCGGAATTCGTCCGTTACGGAGTCATGCACCGCAATACGTTCATCAACTCGCCGAAGCTGCTGGAGTCGACGTACCAGTTCAAGGGCCGCGAGAATCTCTTCTTCGCCGGCCAGATGACCGGTGTCGAGGGCTACGTGGAATCGGCGGCCTCCGGCCTGCTGGCGGGCCTCAACGCCGGAAGGCTGGCCAAGGGGCTGGAGCCGCTCGTCTTGCCTGCGGAGACGGCTCTCGGCAGCATGGCGGGATATATCACGACGGCCGACTTCCGCCACTTCCAGCCGATGAACGCCAACTTCGGCCTGTTCCCTCCGCTGGAGAAGCGGATCCGCAACAAGAAGGAAAAGAACGAGATGATCGCCGCAAGAGCGATCGAGGCTGTTGAAACCTTCAAGCGCGATGTTCTAGAAGCGGTTCCGTCCGTTTAG
- the topA gene encoding type I DNA topoisomerase translates to MADSLVIVESPAKAKTIGKYLGSKFIVKASMGHIRDLPKSQIGVEVENDFNPKYITIRGKGSVLKELKDASKKVKKVYLAADPDREGEAIAWHLAHYLDISETDTCRVVFNEITKQAVKDAFKTPRKIDMDLVNAQQARRILDRLVGYKISPLLWKKVKKGLSAGRVQSVAVKLIIDREHEIDAFIPEEYWSITAGLAKGKSEFEAKFHSLAGEKGELRSEAEMQRVLDAIGSKSFTVAEVKEKERQRNPAPPFITSSLQQEAARKLNFRASKTMSVAQQLYEGVDLGKEGTAGLITYMRTDSTRISPIAQEETKEYITSKYGADYYPEQPRVYLKKNSNAQDAHEAIRPTSMAWEPDAVKEFLSRDQYRLYKLVWERFVASQMSSAVLDTMTVDLAAGEVVFRAAGSKVKFPGFMKVYVEGNDDGTTEEDKFLPALSVGDAVKTDSMVPKQHFTQPPPRYTEARLVKTLEELGIGRPSTYAPTLETIQKRGYVAIEEKKFMPTELGDLVIQLMEEFFPEILDAEFTAHMEGDLDHVEEGKEDWVKVLAQFYDSFEKRLEVAEEEMKEVELQDEVSDETCEKCGMPMVYKMGRFGKFLACSGFPDCRNTKPIVKSIGVVCPKCEKGHIIERRSKKGRIFFGCDQYPECDYVSWDRPSGKPCPQCDSMLVVKRNKTGARLQCPSCDYTEELPEDQDPDQL, encoded by the coding sequence ATGGCCGACTCACTTGTCATTGTCGAATCACCGGCAAAAGCAAAGACGATTGGCAAATATTTGGGAAGCAAATTCATTGTGAAAGCCTCCATGGGCCACATCCGAGATTTGCCGAAAAGCCAGATCGGCGTCGAAGTCGAGAACGATTTCAACCCCAAATATATTACGATTCGCGGCAAAGGCTCCGTCCTCAAGGAACTTAAGGACGCGAGCAAAAAAGTCAAAAAAGTTTATCTGGCGGCTGACCCGGATCGCGAAGGGGAAGCGATAGCCTGGCATCTGGCGCATTATCTGGACATCAGCGAGACGGACACCTGCCGCGTCGTCTTCAACGAGATTACGAAGCAGGCCGTCAAGGACGCCTTCAAGACTCCGCGCAAGATCGATATGGATCTCGTCAACGCCCAGCAGGCGCGCCGTATTCTCGACCGCCTCGTCGGCTACAAGATCAGCCCTCTATTATGGAAGAAAGTCAAAAAAGGCCTCTCGGCCGGCCGCGTCCAATCGGTAGCGGTGAAGCTGATCATCGACCGCGAGCATGAGATCGATGCCTTCATTCCGGAAGAGTACTGGTCGATTACAGCGGGCCTCGCCAAGGGCAAGTCCGAATTCGAAGCGAAGTTCCACAGCCTTGCCGGCGAAAAGGGAGAGCTGCGGAGCGAAGCCGAGATGCAGCGCGTTCTGGATGCCATCGGCAGCAAGTCCTTCACGGTAGCCGAAGTGAAAGAGAAGGAGCGCCAGCGCAATCCGGCTCCTCCGTTCATTACCAGCTCGCTCCAGCAGGAAGCCGCGCGCAAGCTGAACTTCCGCGCCTCCAAGACGATGAGCGTCGCCCAGCAGCTGTACGAGGGCGTCGACCTCGGCAAGGAAGGCACGGCGGGTCTTATTACGTATATGAGGACCGATTCGACCCGGATCTCCCCGATAGCGCAAGAGGAAACCAAGGAATATATCACATCGAAATACGGCGCCGACTATTATCCCGAGCAGCCTAGGGTGTATCTGAAGAAGAACAGCAACGCCCAGGATGCGCATGAAGCGATCCGCCCGACTTCGATGGCCTGGGAGCCGGATGCGGTCAAAGAGTTTTTGAGCCGGGATCAGTATCGCCTGTACAAGCTTGTCTGGGAGCGCTTCGTAGCGAGCCAGATGAGCTCGGCCGTGCTGGATACGATGACGGTGGATCTCGCCGCAGGAGAAGTCGTGTTCCGGGCGGCGGGCTCCAAGGTGAAGTTCCCCGGATTCATGAAGGTGTATGTCGAAGGCAATGACGACGGGACGACGGAAGAGGATAAATTCCTCCCTGCACTGTCGGTCGGAGACGCGGTGAAGACGGATTCCATGGTTCCCAAGCAGCATTTCACGCAGCCGCCTCCCCGCTACACGGAAGCGCGTCTCGTAAAAACGCTGGAAGAGCTCGGCATCGGCCGCCCGTCCACCTACGCTCCGACGCTGGAGACGATCCAGAAGCGCGGCTACGTCGCGATCGAAGAGAAGAAATTCATGCCGACCGAGCTTGGCGATCTCGTCATCCAGCTCATGGAAGAGTTCTTCCCCGAAATTCTGGATGCGGAGTTCACCGCCCATATGGAAGGCGACCTTGACCATGTCGAGGAAGGCAAGGAGGACTGGGTCAAGGTGCTCGCCCAGTTCTACGATTCCTTCGAGAAGCGTCTGGAAGTAGCCGAGGAAGAGATGAAGGAAGTCGAGCTCCAGGACGAGGTTTCGGATGAGACCTGCGAGAAATGCGGCATGCCGATGGTCTACAAAATGGGCCGCTTCGGCAAGTTCCTGGCCTGCTCGGGCTTCCCGGACTGCCGGAATACAAAACCGATCGTCAAAAGCATCGGAGTCGTATGCCCGAAATGCGAGAAAGGCCACATCATTGAGCGCCGCAGCAAAAAAGGAAGAATCTTTTTCGGCTGCGATCAATATCCTGAATGTGACTATGTCTCCTGGGACCGGCCGTCCGGCAAGCCATGTCCTCAGTGCGACAGCATGCTCGTCGTGAAGCGGAACAAGACCGGAGCCCGTCTCCAATGCCCTTCCTGCGACTATACGGAAGAGCTTCCCGAAGACCAGGATCCCGATCAGCTGTAA
- the dprA gene encoding DNA-processing protein DprA yields MVTWLPNHDNEPLTRTFIVTLSETPGVGWASVNKVLMSGMSPKETMTADKLIRLGIRAQPAEEFCRRWNGQIEPAWEAALAGQGGWRLTPLDSDYPELLRQIPQPPWVLYGIGDRGLMGTPCLSVVGTRNPSAYGRQAATALAGGIARQGFTVVSGMAKGIDGIVHQAALDAGCGTIAVLGTPVDTAYPPENRPLYKRIARDGLLLSEYPIGTPVHPGMFPQRNRIIAGLSLGTVVVEAASRSGSLITAEQALEMNRDVFAVPGPLGSTRSEGCNELIRCGYARLLSDARQIGEEYPDSRRRKPEPEREGDALTAEEKAVLRLLQDGPRSADGLLEALNMPFGLLQAVLINLSLKHKIEQQSGSIYMAL; encoded by the coding sequence ATGGTGACTTGGCTCCCTAATCATGACAACGAACCGCTTACACGAACATTCATCGTGACGCTGAGCGAGACTCCGGGCGTCGGCTGGGCATCGGTCAACAAGGTTCTGATGTCCGGCATGAGCCCGAAGGAAACGATGACAGCCGACAAGCTGATCCGGCTTGGCATCAGGGCGCAGCCGGCCGAGGAATTCTGCCGGCGCTGGAACGGACAGATCGAGCCGGCATGGGAAGCCGCCCTGGCCGGTCAAGGAGGCTGGAGGCTGACGCCGCTCGATTCGGATTATCCGGAGCTGCTGCGGCAGATTCCGCAGCCGCCATGGGTATTGTACGGAATCGGAGACCGGGGCCTGATGGGCACTCCTTGCCTATCGGTCGTAGGCACCCGCAACCCGAGCGCCTACGGCAGGCAGGCCGCTACAGCGCTTGCCGGAGGAATCGCCCGGCAGGGCTTTACCGTCGTCAGCGGCATGGCCAAGGGCATTGACGGCATTGTCCATCAGGCTGCCCTTGATGCTGGCTGCGGCACGATCGCCGTCCTGGGGACGCCGGTCGATACGGCATATCCGCCGGAGAACCGGCCACTGTACAAGAGGATCGCCCGCGACGGCCTGCTGCTCTCGGAATATCCGATTGGAACGCCGGTTCATCCCGGCATGTTCCCGCAGCGCAACCGCATCATCGCGGGGCTGAGTCTCGGAACCGTCGTTGTGGAGGCCGCTTCGAGGAGCGGCTCCCTGATCACGGCGGAGCAGGCGCTCGAGATGAACCGGGATGTGTTCGCGGTGCCGGGCCCGCTCGGCTCGACCCGCAGCGAGGGCTGCAACGAGCTCATCCGCTGCGGTTATGCTCGTCTTCTCAGCGACGCGCGCCAGATCGGCGAGGAATATCCGGACAGCCGCAGACGCAAGCCCGAACCCGAGCGAGAAGGCGACGCGTTGACGGCTGAAGAGAAGGCGGTGCTCCGCCTCCTGCAGGATGGGCCGCGATCTGCGGATGGATTGCTGGAGGCTTTGAACATGCCTTTTGGACTTTTGCAGGCAGTTCTGATAAATTTATCTTTAAAACATAAGATTGAACAGCAAAGCGGTTCCATATATATGGCATTGTAA
- the sucD gene encoding succinate--CoA ligase subunit alpha yields the protein MSILINKDTKVITQGITGQTGLFHTKGALEYGTQMVGGVTPGKGGTSVDITLENGETKSLPVYNSVREAVADTGATVSVIYVPPAFAADSILEAVEAELDLVICITEGIPVLDMVRVKRYMEGKKTRLIGPNCPGVITPDEIKIGIMPGYIHRKGHVGVVSRSGTLTYEAVHQLTTRGIGQSTAVGIGGDPVKGSEFIDILNLFNEDPDTYAVIMIGEIGGTAEEEAAEWVKANMKKPVVGFIGGATAPPGKRMGHAGAIISGGKGTAAEKIATLEACGIKVAPTPSDMGSTLVGVLEEQGLLEKCKTH from the coding sequence ATGAGCATTTTGATCAACAAAGACACCAAAGTGATCACCCAGGGCATTACCGGCCAAACCGGTCTGTTCCACACGAAGGGCGCTCTTGAATACGGCACCCAGATGGTTGGCGGCGTAACTCCTGGCAAAGGCGGCACGTCCGTCGACATCACGCTTGAAAACGGCGAGACAAAATCGCTGCCGGTCTACAATTCCGTTCGCGAAGCGGTTGCCGACACGGGAGCGACGGTATCCGTCATCTACGTGCCGCCGGCATTCGCGGCCGACTCCATCCTGGAAGCGGTAGAGGCGGAGCTCGATCTCGTCATCTGCATTACGGAAGGCATTCCGGTTCTGGACATGGTGCGCGTGAAGCGTTACATGGAAGGCAAGAAAACCCGCCTGATCGGACCCAACTGCCCGGGCGTCATCACGCCGGACGAGATCAAAATCGGCATCATGCCGGGATATATCCACAGAAAAGGCCATGTAGGCGTCGTTTCCCGCTCGGGAACGCTGACGTACGAGGCGGTTCATCAGCTGACGACCCGCGGCATCGGCCAATCGACGGCTGTCGGCATCGGCGGCGACCCGGTCAAAGGATCCGAGTTCATCGACATCCTGAACCTGTTCAATGAAGATCCGGACACCTATGCGGTCATCATGATCGGCGAGATCGGCGGCACGGCTGAGGAAGAAGCGGCCGAGTGGGTCAAAGCCAACATGAAGAAGCCGGTAGTCGGCTTCATCGGCGGCGCGACGGCTCCTCCGGGCAAACGCATGGGCCATGCAGGTGCCATCATCTCCGGCGGCAAAGGAACGGCGGCGGAAAAAATCGCGACGCTGGAAGCTTGCGGCATCAAGGTTGCTCCGACTCCGTCCGACATGGGTTCGACTCTCGTCGGCGTTCTGGAAGAGCAAGGCCTTCTGGAGAAATGCAAAACCCACTGA
- the sucC gene encoding ADP-forming succinate--CoA ligase subunit beta has product MNIHEYQGKEVLKQYGVAVPEGKVAFTVDEAVEAAKELGTSVVVVKAQIHAGGRGKAGGVKVAKNLDEVRAYASEILGKTLVTHQTGPEGKEVKRLLIEQGCDIKKEYYVGVVVDRATGRVVMMASEEGGTEIEEVAEHSPEKIIKEVIDPAVGLLPFQAQRLAYAINIPKELVRKAVQFMTALYTAFVDKDCSIAEINPLVVTGDGNVMALDAKLNFDSNALFRHKDILALRDLEEEDAKEIEASKYDLSYIALDGNIGCMVNGAGLAMATMDIIKHYGGDPANFLDVGGGATKEKVTEAFKILLSDANVKGIFVNIFGGIMRCDVIAEGVVAAARELGLERPLVVRLEGTNVELGKKILNESGLNLVAADSMSDGAQKIVALVK; this is encoded by the coding sequence ATGAATATTCATGAGTATCAAGGCAAAGAAGTCTTGAAACAATACGGGGTAGCCGTACCTGAAGGCAAAGTCGCCTTCACGGTAGACGAGGCTGTCGAAGCCGCCAAGGAACTTGGCACTTCCGTCGTAGTTGTCAAGGCACAGATCCATGCGGGCGGCCGCGGCAAGGCAGGCGGCGTCAAGGTTGCGAAAAACCTGGACGAGGTCCGCGCATACGCGTCCGAGATTCTCGGCAAGACGCTCGTTACGCACCAGACGGGACCGGAAGGCAAGGAAGTCAAGCGCCTCTTGATCGAGCAAGGCTGCGACATCAAGAAAGAATACTATGTCGGCGTCGTTGTCGACCGCGCTACGGGCCGCGTCGTCATGATGGCATCCGAAGAGGGCGGCACGGAGATTGAAGAAGTCGCCGAGCATTCCCCGGAGAAAATCATCAAGGAAGTCATCGATCCGGCTGTAGGCCTGCTGCCTTTCCAGGCGCAACGCCTCGCTTATGCGATCAATATTCCGAAGGAACTGGTCCGGAAGGCGGTTCAGTTCATGACAGCGCTTTATACCGCTTTCGTGGACAAGGACTGCTCCATCGCCGAGATCAATCCGCTCGTCGTTACGGGTGACGGCAACGTCATGGCTCTCGACGCCAAGCTGAACTTCGATTCCAACGCCCTGTTCCGCCACAAGGACATCCTGGCGCTGCGCGACCTCGAAGAGGAAGACGCAAAAGAAATCGAAGCTTCCAAATACGACCTGAGCTACATCGCTCTGGACGGCAACATCGGCTGCATGGTCAACGGCGCAGGCCTTGCCATGGCGACGATGGACATCATCAAGCACTACGGCGGCGACCCTGCGAACTTCCTGGACGTAGGGGGCGGCGCGACGAAGGAGAAAGTAACGGAAGCGTTCAAAATCCTGCTTTCCGACGCCAACGTCAAAGGCATCTTCGTCAATATCTTCGGCGGCATCATGCGTTGCGACGTCATCGCCGAAGGCGTTGTCGCGGCTGCGCGCGAGCTTGGTCTGGAGCGTCCGCTTGTCGTCCGCCTGGAAGGCACGAACGTCGAGCTCGGCAAGAAGATTCTGAACGAATCGGGCCTGAATCTGGTCGCGGCGGACAGCATGTCCGACGGCGCCCAAAAAATCGTTGCGCTCGTAAAATAA